A portion of the Deltaproteobacteria bacterium genome contains these proteins:
- a CDS encoding GTPase domain-containing protein: MGTADRDAREIRGKIVYYGAAGAGTSANLLFIQRKLKREHRGELKRLSTRDGVTSYETLPVELGAVRGFKTSIQISSVPAAAQAAALRRQILEGVDGIVFVADLRPERHSATTAALDELRKHLASYGRELENVPLVVQYNHRDQADENAVERLHRLLPLRQASCFDARADEGMGVLQTLTTLSKLVLVELRKTLDESPEPPSRAVVREVEEVEPLGPPTGEVTASYEEMPSAGAAKGFAVESAGPVDGGGSEISIPVRLIDEATGRRVEIVVRIAIDAL; encoded by the coding sequence ATGGGAACCGCAGACCGCGACGCGCGGGAGATCCGCGGCAAGATCGTCTACTACGGAGCCGCGGGCGCCGGGACCAGCGCGAACCTGCTCTTCATCCAGCGCAAGCTCAAGCGCGAGCACCGCGGGGAGCTGAAGCGCCTCTCGACACGAGACGGTGTCACCTCGTACGAGACGCTGCCGGTCGAGCTCGGCGCGGTGCGCGGCTTCAAAACCTCGATCCAGATCTCCAGCGTCCCCGCGGCCGCGCAGGCCGCCGCGCTGCGGCGTCAGATCCTGGAGGGGGTCGACGGAATCGTCTTCGTGGCCGACCTGCGGCCCGAGCGCCACTCGGCGACGACCGCCGCCCTCGATGAGCTGCGCAAGCACCTCGCGTCGTACGGGCGCGAGCTCGAGAACGTGCCGCTCGTCGTGCAGTACAACCACCGCGACCAGGCCGACGAGAACGCGGTCGAGCGCCTGCACCGGCTCCTGCCGCTGCGCCAGGCCAGCTGCTTCGACGCCCGCGCGGACGAGGGCATGGGCGTGCTGCAGACGCTGACCACGCTCTCGAAGCTCGTGCTCGTCGAGCTGCGCAAGACGCTCGACGAGTCGCCCGAGCCGCCGTCCCGCGCCGTGGTGCGCGAGGTCGAGGAGGTCGAGCCGCTCGGCCCGCCGACCGGCGAGGTGACCGCGAGCTACGAGGAGATGCCCTCGGCAGGCGCCGCGAAGGGCTTCGCGGTGGAGAGCGCGGGACCGGTCGACGGCGGCGGCAGCGAGATCTCCATTCCGGTGCGCTTGATCGACGAGGCCACGGGGCGACGCGTCGAGATCGTCGTCCGCATCGCGATCGACGCGCTGTAG